Within Elusimicrobiaceae bacterium, the genomic segment TTCACCCGGATCATTGGGGCGATTTGCCCGCGCTTCTGTTCGCCTACCGTTATAATGCAAAGCCGTTAAACGGCCGTTTGACTATAGCCGGCCCTGCGGGGCTGTCCGCGCTGGTTGCTAGGATACGGGCCGTTTCGCCCGGATATTTCGACGTGTCAGGCTATGCCGAGGAAGTTATTGAACTGGAACCGGGCCGGGAGTTTGTGGCGGGCGCGTGCCGCGTCGGCTGTATGAAAGTGGAGCATGGCGCGCAATCGCTGGCCTATAAAATCCGCGGTCCGCATGAGGGGGAAACGGTGTGTTACACCGGCGACGCCATGTTTAGCGCCGAACTCAGGAATTTCTGCGCCAGGGCGGAGCTTGTTATCGCTGATGCAGGCTGCGCCGGCTGTCCGCCCGGCAGCCCGCATATGACTCCGGCGGAAGCCGTTTCGCTGTCCGATACGGCCTGTGTCTGCCTGTCGCATCTTTGCGGCCGGTCGGCGGAACAGGCGGAAGAATTGGCCGGCGGCCGGATTTTTGCCGCACGGGATCTGCAGGTGATAGATCTTCCGCTGCTTTGACCGGTCTGATGCCGGCGGGCAAATAGTTACGCGCTTTCGCCATGTTT encodes:
- a CDS encoding ribonuclease Z; translated protein: MKVIILGSGGFYPDVTGEAVRNPAGYAVDAGAGVLVFDLGFGNVRQLARAGIELSRISHVFLSHFHPDHWGDLPALLFAYRYNAKPLNGRLTIAGPAGLSALVARIRAVSPGYFDVSGYAEEVIELEPGREFVAGACRVGCMKVEHGAQSLAYKIRGPHEGETVCYTGDAMFSAELRNFCARAELVIADAGCAGCPPGSPHMTPAEAVSLSDTACVCLSHLCGRSAEQAEELAGGRIFAARDLQVIDLPLL